In Populus nigra chromosome 1, ddPopNigr1.1, whole genome shotgun sequence, one genomic interval encodes:
- the LOC133702130 gene encoding probable methyltransferase PMT17, which yields MANGSPKHHHQLEAKRKRLTWIVGVSGLCVLFYVLGAWQHSAPLTNLTQSITKADCDVSNRAAVSSNPSTSSSSVALDFDSHHQSQINNTTSVNEFPPCDMSFSEYTPCQDTQRGRKFDRNMLKYRERHCPTKDELLLCLIPAPPKYKTPFKWPQSRDYAWYDNIPHKELSIEKAVQNWIQVEGDRFRFPGGGTMFPRGADAYIDDINELIPLTDGSIRTAIDTGCGVASWGAYLLKRDIISMSFAPRDTHEAQVWFALERGVPGMIGIMASQRLPYPARAFDMAHCSRCLIPWHKYDGMYLIEVDRVLRPGGYWILSGPPIHWKKHWRGWERTQEDLKQEQDAIEDVAKRLCWKKVVEKDDLSVWQKPLNHIDCIASRKTYKTPHICKSDNPDAGWYKEMEVCITPLPEVSSSDEVAGGAVEKWPARAFAIPPRIRSGSIPGITAEKFKEDNNLWKDRVTNYKHIISPLTKGRYRNIMDMNAQLGGFAAALAKYPVWVMNVVPANSNPDTLGVIYERGFIGTYQDWCEAVSTYPRTYDLIHAGGVFSIYQDRCDITHILLEMDRILRPEGTVIFRDTVEVLVKIQTITNGMRWKSQIMDHESGPFNPEKILVAVKTYWTGEKKQKQKE from the exons atggctAATGGATCACCAAAGCACCACCATCAGCTAGAAGCGAAGAGAAAGCGCCTAACTTGGATTGTTGGGGTCAGTGGCCTTTGcgttttgttttatgttttgggagcTTGGCAGCATTCCGCCCCACTCACAAATCTGACCCAGTCCATCACTAAAGCAGACTGTGATGTTTCAAATCGTGCCGCGGTTAGTTCTAATCCATCAACATCTTCATCATCAGTTGCCTTGGATTTTGATAGCCATCATCAGAGTCAGATCAACAATACTACTTCAGTTAATGAGTTTCCACCATGCGACATGTCCTTTAGTGAGTACACTCCTTGCCAAGATACTCAAAGGGGAAGGAAATTTGATAGGAACATGTTGAAATATAGAGAGAGGCATTGCCCAACAAAGGATGAATTACTCCTTTGCTTGATACCTGCTCCGCCTAAATACAAGACCCCTTTTAAATGGCCTCAAAGCCGTGATTATGCCTGGTATGATAATATTCCCCATAAAGAACTTAGTATTGAAAAGGCTGTGCAGAATTGGATTCAAGTTGAGGGTGACCGATTTAGATTCCCTGGTGGAGGCACCATGTTCCCGCGTGGAGCTGATGCTTATATTGATGACATTAATGAGCTCATTCCTCTTACTGATGGAAGCATCAGAACTGCAATTGACACAGGCTGTGGT GTTGCGAGTTGGGGTGCGTACCTGTTGAAGAGGGACATTATTTCAATGTCTTTTGCACCAAGGGATACACATGAAGCACAGGTCTGGTTTGCGTTGGAGAGGGGAGTTCCTGGTATGATTGGTATCATGGCTTCACAAAGGCTTCCTTACCCAGCAAGGGCTTTTGACATGGCTCATTGTTCCCGTTGCTTGATACCATGGCATAAATATG aTGGTATGTATCTAATTGAAGTGGATAGAGTTTTAAGGCCTGGTGGCTACTGGATTCTATCTGGTCCTCCTATTCACTGGAAGAAACACTGGAGAGGTTGGGAAAGAACCCAAGAAGACTTGAAGCAAGAGCAGGATGCTATTGAGGATGTAGCCAAGCGCCTGTGCTGGAAGAAAGTGGTTGAAAAGGATGATCTTTCAGTCTGGCAAAAGCCCCTGAACCACATTGATTGTATTGCAAGCAGGAAGACCTATAAAACACCACATATATGCAAATCAGACAATCCAGATGCTGGCTG GTACAAAGAAATGGAAGTTTGCATAACTCCATTACCAGAAGTAAGCAGCTCGGATGAAGTAGCTGGTGGTGCCGTGGAGAAATGGCCAGCACGTGCATTCGCAATCCCTCCAAGAATTCGCAGTGGTTCAATACCAGGAATCACTGCTGAGAAATTCAAGGAGGACAATAATCTGTGGAAGGATAGAGTGACAAATTATAAGCATATCATTAGTCCTCTCACCAAGGGCAGATACAGGAACATAATGGACATGAATGCACAGCTTGGAGGATTTGCTGCAGCCTTGGCAAAATATCCAGTGTGGGTTATGAATGTGGTTCCTGCCAATTCAAATCCAGACACACTTGGTGTGATCTATGAACGCGGTTTCATTGGAACATATCAAGATTGGTGTGAGGCAGTCTCAACATATCCAAGAACGTACGATCTCATCCATGCCGGTGGGGTGTTTAGTATATATCAGGACAG GTGTGACATAACCCACATTCTGCTGGAGATGGATAGAATTCTGAGGCCAGAAGGGACAGTGATATTCAGGGATACAGTAGAGGTTCTTGTGAAGATTCAGACCATAACAAATGGCATGAGGTGGAAGAGCCAAATTATGGACCATGAAAGTGGACCTTTTAACCCAGAGAAAATTCTTGTTGCTGTCAAAACTTACTGGACTGGtgaaaagaagcaaaaacaaaaggagtaG
- the LOC133669165 gene encoding uncharacterized protein LOC133669165 has product MATPSSWASPPQPPIIRTWRTAFLTLRDETLTTRSPKSESKSLPQLLHDLLFSSPTLLSAASDLPSHEITSDLIFLLELVANSSQDFISVYPHISHLVYDVCQRQRVSLQLNSNSWSVALDSYAKMLQFFIGKAGTANVSLAVECIETVRYFVSEYQQKCLLSDNVQLVKFLLRIVDCSHAQLVSSSYSSGNQRSAGATGKGVSKCSSLWEVYTVMFTMLGEVFEKVGSSFSADVWQSTIEVLRKVMDALAINNSLSEDIVMSRFYSSLLNCLHLVLVDPKGSLHDHVSGFVATLRLFFIYGINSRQQFTASPTVNKEKELSLAGLKLNSKEPIRKDNTPYRPPHLRKKDSVYMKQPKAQDSLCLSDHESSATDFMSSDSDCSDSDVSGKDTDGIQSSKVRVAAIECIRDLCQADSKSFTAQWTMLLPTNDVLLQRKFEATLMTCLLFDPYLKVRIASASTVVVMLDGPSSVFLQVAEYKESTKWGSFMALSSSLGRILMQLHTGILHLIQRETHSRLLASVFKILMLLISSTPYSRMPKELLPRAIASLLEKAENGFPFKSNQTGLLASTISCLTAAFSTSPSSPQVKQMLLEEISTGAVEAEKRSGVIFTIFRLSEQLTNPTICFETLQTLRAVIHSYPNIASACWERVSIIVSKILRAASLEAPMRTWKGHAGDTVGFIGEKIVTAAIKVLDECLRAISGFKGTEDILDDKLLDSPFTSDFVRMKKVSSAPSYEPESAEDTKDEQKTYHSGSEHWSEAIEKHIPLTLRHTSPMVRTAAITCFAGITSSVFFSLAKEKQEFIVSSLINAVNDGVPSVRSAACRGIGVISCFLQVPLSAEILDKFIHAVEINTRDPLVSVRITASWALANICDSLRHCIDEFPLKKYTGSNTNPQLVAFLTECALRLTEDGDKIKSNAVRALGNLSRFVKCTNSSGVHDKPVGYLDSSSDKIEMLSERSSLQHASNYRYPTSLGDSHLLEKMVQAFLSCVTTGNVKVQWNVCHALSNLFLNETLRLQDMDWAPSVFSVLLLLLRDSSNFKIRIQAAAALAVPASAFDYGNSFSDVVQGLEHILENLGSDQISAPSNFKYRVALEKQVTATMLHVLGLASSTDHQPLKDFLVKKAPFLEEWFKGLCSSFGETSSQSEAGSSIGDQKKHMISKAIQSLIEVYESRNHQSAAQKFEELSNSIQL; this is encoded by the exons ATGGCGACACCATCGTCGTGGGCGTCGCCGCCGCAACCGCCGATAATCCGAACCTGGAGAACAGCATTTCTCACTCTAAGAGACGAAACCCTAACAACTCGAAGTccaaaatcagaatcaaaatcaCTTCCACAACTCCTTCACGATTTACTGTTCTCCTCTCCCACTCTTCTCTCCGCCGCCTCCGATCTCCCTTCTCACGAA ATTACCtctgatttgatatttttactgGAATTGGTGGCAAATTCATCACAAGATTTCATTTCAGTGTACCCTCACATTTCACATttg GTTTATGATGTATGCCAAAGGCAACGCGTTTCGCTGCAATTAAATTCTAATTCATGGAGTGTTGCACTTGATTCGTATGCGAAAATGCTGCAATTTTTTATCGGAAAAGCTGGTACTGCTAATGTTAGTCTTGCTGTCGAATGTATAGAGACTGTAAG gTATTTTGTGAGTGAATATCAGCAAAAATGTTTGCTATCGGATAATGTTCAGTTAGTGAAATTCCTTCTCCGAATTGTTGACTGCTCTCATGCACAGTTAGTTAGCTCGTCGTATAGTAGTGGGAACCAAAGGTCTGCCGGGGCTACTGGAAAGGGAGTGTCTAAGTGTAGTAGTTTATGGGAGGTTTATACTGTTATGTTTACTATGCTTGGTGAAGTGTTTGAAAAAGTGGGGTCTTCTTTTTCTGCTGATGTTTGGCAATCTACGATTGAG GTGCTTAGGAAAGTGATGGATGCCTTAGCAATCAACAACTCGCTTTCTGAAGATATTGTTATGTCCAG GTTTTATTCTTCTCTTCTTAATTGTCTACATTTGGTTCTTGTGGATCCTAAAGGTTCTCTTCATGATCAT gTTTCTGGTTTTGTCGCAACATTACGATTGTTCTTTATTTATGGCATTAACAGTAGACAACAGTTTACAGCCTCACCGACTGTTAACAAGGAGAAGGAACTTAGTTTAGCGGGTCTTAAGTTGAATTCTAAAGAACCTATACGAAAAGATAATACTCCATATAGGCCTCCACACTTGCGCAAAAAAGATAGTGTGTATATGAAACAGCCCAAAGCTCAGGATTCTTTGTGTTTATCTGATCATGAATCTTCTGCAACCGATTTCATGTCATCAGATTCAGATTGCAGTGATAGTGATGTATCAGGGAAAGATACTGATGGTATTCAAAGCTCAAAGGTTCGAGTTGCTGCCATTGAATGCATACGG GATCTTTGTCAAGCTGATTCCAAGTCATTTACTGCCCAATGGACAATGCTTTTGCCTACCAATGATGTACTGCTACAGAG GAAGTTTGAAGCAACTCTAATGACGTGTTTGCTTTTTGACCCTTATTTAAAG GTTCGGATTGCATCTGCGTCGACCGTGGTAGTTATGCTGGATGGGCCTTCATCTGTTTTTCTGCAGGTGGCAGAGTACAAAGAATCTACTAAATGGGGATCTTTTATGGCCTTATCAAGTTCCCTTGGACGGATACTGATGCAACTTCACACTG GTATTCTGCACTTAATCCAGCGTGAAACTCATAGTCGACTGCTAGCATCTGTGTTCAAGATTCTAATGCTTCTTATATCATCTACACC ATATTCTAGAATGCCCAAAGAGTTGTTACCTAGAGCAATTGCTTCTCTCTTGGAAAAGGCTGAGAATGGGTTCCCTTTCAAAAGCAATCAAACTGGCCTGCTG GCTAGCACTATTAGCTGCTTGACTGCAGCTTTTTCAACCTCACCATCATCACCACAGGTCAAACAAATGCTTTTAGAAGAAATTTCCAcag GTGCAGTTGAGGCTGAGAAGAGGTCTGGTGTTATTTTCACTATATTTAGGCTTTCTGAGCAATTAACCAATCCAACAATATGCTTTGAGACCCTCCAG ACTCTTAGAGCTGTGATTCACAGTTACCCCAACATAGCATCTGCTTGTTGGGAACGCGTTTCCATCATAGTCTCCAAAATTTTGAGGGCAGCTTCTCTAGAAGCTCCTATGAGGACGTGGAAGGGACATGCAGGAGATACTGTTGGCTTTATCGGGGAAAAGATTGTAACAGCTGCTATTAAG GTTTTGGATGAATGTCTTCGTGCAATATCTGGATTTAAAGGAACTGAAGATATTTTAGATGATAAGTTACTGGATTCTCCATTTACATCTGATTTTGTGAGGATGAAGAAAGTATCATCAGCGCCATCATATGAACCTGAGAGTGCAGAAGATACCAAAGATGAACAAAAAACATATCATTCAGGAAGCGAACATTGGTCTGAGGCAATAGAGAAGCATATACCCCTGACATTACGGCATACTTCTCCCATG GTAAGAACTGCAGCAATAACTTGTTTCGCGGGTATTACCTCTTCTGTATTCTTCTCCCTTGCAAAGGAGAAACAGGAGTTCATTGTTTCTTCTTTG ATCAATGCTGTTAATGATGGGGTTCCTTCAGTTAGGTCAGCTGCTTGTCGAGGCATTGGTGTAATCTCTTGTTTTCTGCAAGTTCCACTGAG TGCAGAGATCCTTGACAAGTTTATCCATGCTGTTGAGATCAACACTCGGGATCCCTTGGTCTCG GTGAGAATAACTGCCTCATGGGCTTTGGCAAACATATGTGATTCCCTGCGTCACTGTATTGATGAATTTCCCTTGAAAAAGTACACAG GCTCAAACACAAACCCTCAATTAGTGGCGTTTTTAACTGAGTGTGCTTTGCGGCTAACAGAAGATGGAGACAAG ATCAAATCAAATGCTGTAAGAGCTCTTGGAAATCTTTCTAGATTTGTCAAGTGTACAAATTCTTCTGGTGTGCATGATAAGCCTGTGGGTTATCTGGACTCATCAAGCGACAAAATTGAGATGTTATCAGAGAGGAGTAGTCTTCAACATGCATCAAATTATCGCTATCCAACTTCATTGGGAGACTCACATTTGCTGGAGAAAATGGTTCAAGCATTCCTTTCTTGTGTTACAACTGGGAATGTTAAG GTCCAGTGGAATGTTTGTCATGCGTTGAGTAACCTCTTTTTAAACGAGACACTAAGACTGCAAGATATGGATTG GGCTCCATCTGTTTTTAGTGTTCTCCTGCTACTACTACGGGATTCTTCTAACTTTAAAATCAGGATACAAGCTGCTGCTGCTCTGGCTGTCCCAGCCTCAGCATTTG ATTATGGGAACTCCTTTTCGGATGTTGTGCAAGGACTGGAACATATTCTTGAGAATCTAGGTTCAGACCAGATTTCAGCaccatcaaattttaaatataggGTTGCCCTTGAGAAGCAG GTAACAGCAACCATGTTGCATGTCCTTGGTCTCGCTTCAAGCACTGATCACCAACCTCTGAAAGATTTCCTTGTGAAA AAAGCCCCGTTTTTGGAGGAGTGGTTTAAGGGTCTATGCTCCTCATTTGGGGAGACAAGCTCACAGTCCGAGGCTGGAAGCTCCATTGGGGACCAAAAGAAACATATGATATCCAAGGCAATACAATCCCTAATCGAAGTGTACGAGAGCAGGAATCACCAATCGGCTGCTCAGAAATTCGAGGAGTTGAGCAACAGCATACAGTTGTAA